From the genome of Treponema denticola:
CAACTAATATCTTTTTTGATATAACGTGTAATATCAAGGAGGGGAACTTGTTTTAAAAAAATTCTTATTGTACCCAAGGCCTCTATCGCATCTTTTATAAATTCATCCGCCTCTTTTAACATCCGGCTGTCATCATCAATTATATTTTCTTGAGCATGCATTAAAAATAGAGCTTGAAGCAAATTATGCGGTATATTTTTTTTGGAATATAAAATTGATGAAAGGACTTCCATCTCAGGCTGTATTGTAAGAGCTTGGCATGTTGCATTTGTATCGGAAACCACGGCAAATCTTAGTAAGGTTTTATCCAGAGCTAAGGAACAAAATGATTTCATCCATTCAATAGCCTGAGCACATAAATACATCTCTCTTTTTTCTTCATCTGTTAAATTTGAAAAAACCGAATCTATTTTCCTTAAAAAACCTGTTCGTATATTTGCAGATACTTCGGAGCCGATTTTAATAGAAAAAGGGTTTGTTTCTTTCATAAGTTTTTCATAAGTTGCCGGAGAAACAAAGGAGCTTAGCAGCATATAAAAAGAACCCTTATCTGAATCATATGAAGAAAGCAAAGAGGTAAAAAATAATTGGGTTTTACGCAAGTTTTTCAATTCCTTATAAAAAACACCGGTATATACATTTTGGCTGATATTAATATATGAGCCTGCCGTTCTTTTAAGATTTTTGGCCATTCTTTTCAACAATTCCTCATTGTAGATAACCTTTAAGGGTATGGATCTCAAAAAAGCTCTTATTGAAAGCCATAGCCGTACAAAAAAAGGCTCATTAGATAGGCCTTCCGCCTGATGTTCTCTTATTTTTTCAGAAAAATTATCCTCTTTTTCTTCTTGCGGAACTGCTGAACTAAATTCATCCATGCTCTGCTGTATACTGTTTAGCAAAGACTGAGTCTCTTCTGTGGACAAGGATTTTACTAATTGGTCAAATGTTGAAAGACTTTTATCCATACACTTATATATTACCGTAAATTCTGAAAAAGTCTATAGGGGAATAAGGAAAGTATAAAGTTTTATCTAAAATCAGATCTTTTATACACCGGTCCCTACGGGAATCGAACCCGTCTTTTAAGATTGAGAATCTCATGTCCTAACCGATAGACGAAGGGACCAAAGTAAATTAAAAAATTCCCCAGGGAGGATTCGAACCCCCACAAGCAGAACCAGAATCTGCGGTGCTACCATTACACAACCGGGGAATAATTGAGGATTAACTATATCATCAAATCAAAAAAATGTCAATATAGCGATTTCTATTTACATATTTCCGATTTCTATTATTTTATATCTTCTCTCAATAAGGGCATGCTCATACAACGGGGGCCGCCGCGTCCGCGGGAAAGTTCACCGCAGGGCATTTCGAGAACTTTTAAGCCCTTCTTGTTTAAGATTTCGTTTGTAACATCGTTTCTTTCATAAACGACTATTGTGCCCGGGCTTACGCAGAGGGTATTGGAACCGTCATTCCACTGTTCGCGTTCGGCTGCAATCTTGTCGCCTCCGGCACATTGGATGAGCTCAATCTTTCCGGCTCCCGTATATTTTTCAAGAACTTTTTCTAAGGTAGAATCAATTTGTTTTACGCTAAGCT
Proteins encoded in this window:
- a CDS encoding DUF5312 domain-containing protein, which translates into the protein MDKSLSTFDQLVKSLSTEETQSLLNSIQQSMDEFSSAVPQEEKEDNFSEKIREHQAEGLSNEPFFVRLWLSIRAFLRSIPLKVIYNEELLKRMAKNLKRTAGSYINISQNVYTGVFYKELKNLRKTQLFFTSLLSSYDSDKGSFYMLLSSFVSPATYEKLMKETNPFSIKIGSEVSANIRTGFLRKIDSVFSNLTDEEKREMYLCAQAIEWMKSFCSLALDKTLLRFAVVSDTNATCQALTIQPEMEVLSSILYSKKNIPHNLLQALFLMHAQENIIDDDSRMLKEADEFIKDAIEALGTIRIFLKQVPLLDITRYIKKDISWIPYKLTGGEDWFIYFKQAWYERFNQKWSTWSYEQKKFNIKVQMINLLKVGDLDSMKFCPWRNLWVDCKFKKEMPFLFLKTFFYAFYSQRVSETLKTILVEGSFYRHENLNEYTTSYNVLEHRKGEFEKFENRLSPTGDIGSTFVKIRAEKTATLKNKNQIEGLMHTIESEAKQLINSSIEALKSIELILTGILGGGKTSLYATITNWASIGGSNNGIFREEVATVKEQIHTMLNLLSLTEKLETEAK